One Brienomyrus brachyistius isolate T26 chromosome 24, BBRACH_0.4, whole genome shotgun sequence DNA segment encodes these proteins:
- the LOC125720168 gene encoding interferon-induced protein 44-like, with amino-acid sequence MFLEVPLVVLLTKVDKACPLVEEDLKNVYYSCYIRDLIKKASGCLGIAESNVLPVKNYSHEIELNDTCDILLLTAMKQMLNFADNYLDNFD; translated from the exons ATGTTTTTAGAGGTCCCTCTAGTAGTGCTACTGACCAAAGTGGATAAAGCGTGTCCACTTGTGGAAGAGGACTTGAAGAATGTGTACTACAGCTGCTACATAAGGGATCTG ATCAAAAAAGCAAGTGGATGTCTGGGCATTGCGGAGTCGAATGTGCTTCCTGTGAAGAATTACTCCCATGAGATTGAGCTGAATGACACCTGTGACATCCTGCTCCTCACCGCCATGAAGCAGATGCTCaactttgctgacaattacttagACAACTTTGATTAG